A window of Eubalaena glacialis isolate mEubGla1 chromosome 11, mEubGla1.1.hap2.+ XY, whole genome shotgun sequence genomic DNA:
AATCATCCATAAGGTTTACCTCCAAGGCTGCTTTCGCTAAATTAACAACCAACAAGTTTGAGGTAATAATCTGCTCTTGGAcaattcagctttcttttcactAACTCTCCATTTTTGCCGTCAATATTTGAGTTCTAATACCCACTTACTGGGTGCTACAGCATTGTGAGGcacaaattacatttttttttctggagggcAAAATCATCAGATATGGATAACAACCTATTTTTTACACCCCGATCCCTAAAGAAACTAAAATTCTGCTAAAGGCATCAGTGTCAACAATATGTCTACAGTAagaaattgctttacaatttccTGTTATTCTACAGGGTTTTATGTTACTCTGGTGGTGAACCGATGGTGGAACCAGTTTGTGAATCTGCCCTGGCCAGACAGGCTGATGTTTCTCATCTCCAGCAGTGTTCATGGAAGTGACGAGCACGGGCGCCTGCTCCGGAGGACACTGATGCGCTACGTCAACCTCACGTCCCTGCTCATCTTCCGCTCGGTGAGCACGGCTGTGTACAAAAGGTTTCCGACGATGGACCATGTGGTTGAAGCAGGTATTGGAAATGACTTTTCCTTCCATGGGGCTCCTCTTGACCTCGATCAGAACTTTCAAAGTTCCTCTgaaaatgccttttatttattcattcattcaagaaacatttactgaTTACCTATCATGTGCCAGCAACAGTCTTAAGAGGTAAAAATGAATAAGtcatggttcctgccctcaagaagtttaCTTGGggggcagagcaaaggaaacagcaGACAGTCAACCTCAAATTAAGTTGCAAACAGTCACATGGtccataatataataattatcatATTTATTCAAACCTTCTGTAATATCACCTTACATTTtctagcactttacagtttatgcactttcataaatattatttcatatgGACCTCAAAAAAACCAtgagagattcagagaggttatgaCCTGTCCTGGATCACATAGCTCATTAGTGGGAGAGCCAAAATTTCAATTCAGGCTCAGAACTCCTAACTTaatccttcccccccacccccgcacctaCCAAACACAGCAGATTCTGGTATGAACCAGAAATGCGGCTTTTCATCTAGGCAGAGCCTGAGAGGTGGCAGCAAAAGGCTGCTTTAGTGGGGGTCTGTTGTCTCTCCTATTCCTCAGAGTAGATGCAGTTTTGTACCTGGGTTTCTGGACACAGGATGCTGAGAACAAATCACATTTGAAGAATGGTTCTCTTTGGTGTGTTAATACTTAGCAAAGAAGCTGTTAAACCAGCCTTCAAGgggatgaggattaaatgagatcattgtTGGCACGTACAGAATAAAAATGGGTTTTTGTGCTGGGTTGTCTTTGATCCATCTGAGAGTATGCTGGAatgtataaatgaatatatagtaGATATAGGAACCATGAGATGATTCTGCCTTTATATTGAGTACAGTCTCAAATTAGGTTGCTTTATCCAGTCTCCTTTTCTGAAATGtccttgaaaatatatatatatatatttaagagtagcatgttttgtttgtttttggaggtTTGGGGGCTTTTGTTTGATTTGGTTTTGTCTTCTCAGATGGCGACATAGATAGTGACTAAGAACACAGAGTAAGAGTTCAAATCCTTCTCTATCGCTTACCGGCTACATGACCTTGTCTGAGTTACTTTACCTTTCTAATGCTTCAGTTCCCTCATCCATAGAGTGAGTTTAGAGTGATTTATAATACCTTTTACCTCATATACCTCATAGgcttgttgtgatgattaaataagttaatatttgcAGTGCCTAGAGCAGTACCCGGCACATGGTGTGACATGAGTTCTTGTTATTAATTATGAAATCATCTAGTACAACAGCATAACATAGCCCTTTGGTCACTTTAGAAGACTCATTTGATATGACATCCTAGGTCTTCTTGATCCCCTGTGACCAGGAGACTGTGAAAGGTAAGGTGGAAATAAGGAAAGAGGAGTGTAGAGGCC
This region includes:
- the BEST3 gene encoding bestrophin-3 isoform X2, which produces MFLISSSVHGSDEHGRLLRRTLMRYVNLTSLLIFRSVSTAVYKRFPTMDHVVEAERIGNKPILPKSFEKQSF